One genomic window of Azospirillum sp. TSH58 includes the following:
- the crtI gene encoding phytoene desaturase family protein yields the protein MERQVVIIGAGPGGLASAMLLALTGAKVTVLERQDRIGGRSAGFALDGYRFDSGPTFFLYPRILEEIFEACGRRLSDEVDLIRLDPLYRLVFEAGGELRVHGEMKALMAEIARLNPRDAQGLPRFLADNRAKMELFRPILETDFSSPWALASLPMLKALGRLAPQRSVDRDLSRYFQDPRVRLAFSFQSKYLGMSPFRCPSLFTILSFLEHEHGVFHPRGGTESVMEAMRRVAESLGVTVRLNETVRHIRFQGRRAVGVRTEAGEYPADALVINADFARAMTTLVPDDLRRRWSDARIATKKFSCSTFMLYLGIEGRMEGLDHHTVYLAEDYARNLAEIEDGREMPRRPSIYVQNACVSDPDLAPPGGSTLYILVPVGHQRGHIDWAAEAPRYRRLVLDRLAGFGLSDLERRIRVERVVTPADWDRHFAVHRGATFNLAHSLDQMLHLRPHNRFEDLDGVYLVGGGTHPGSGLPVIFEGARITSRLLASELGLPTPWRSETMGLSGLPKRAVAGGLA from the coding sequence ATGGAACGGCAAGTCGTGATCATTGGCGCTGGGCCGGGTGGATTGGCATCCGCGATGCTTCTGGCGCTCACCGGGGCGAAGGTCACCGTGCTGGAACGGCAGGACCGCATCGGCGGCCGGTCGGCCGGCTTCGCGCTCGACGGGTACCGCTTCGACAGCGGGCCGACCTTCTTCCTCTACCCCCGCATCCTGGAGGAGATCTTCGAGGCCTGCGGGCGCCGCCTGTCGGACGAGGTCGATCTGATCCGCCTCGACCCGCTCTACCGGCTGGTCTTCGAGGCCGGTGGGGAACTGCGGGTCCACGGCGAGATGAAGGCGCTGATGGCGGAGATCGCGCGCCTCAACCCGCGCGACGCCCAGGGACTGCCGCGGTTCCTGGCCGACAACCGGGCGAAGATGGAGCTGTTCCGCCCGATCCTGGAGACCGACTTCTCCAGCCCCTGGGCGCTGGCGTCGCTGCCGATGCTGAAGGCGCTGGGACGGCTCGCGCCGCAGCGTTCGGTCGATCGCGACCTGTCCCGTTACTTCCAGGACCCGCGCGTCCGCCTCGCCTTTTCCTTCCAGAGCAAGTATCTGGGCATGTCGCCCTTCCGCTGCCCCAGCCTGTTCACCATCCTCTCCTTCCTGGAGCACGAGCACGGCGTCTTCCACCCGCGCGGCGGCACCGAATCGGTGATGGAGGCGATGCGCCGGGTGGCCGAGAGCCTCGGCGTCACCGTGCGGCTGAACGAGACGGTGCGCCACATCCGCTTCCAGGGCCGCCGCGCCGTCGGGGTGCGGACGGAGGCCGGCGAGTATCCGGCCGACGCGCTGGTCATCAACGCCGACTTCGCCCGCGCGATGACGACGCTGGTGCCCGACGACCTGCGCCGCCGCTGGAGCGACGCCCGCATCGCCACCAAGAAATTCTCCTGCTCCACCTTCATGCTCTATCTGGGGATCGAGGGGCGGATGGAGGGGCTGGACCACCACACCGTCTATCTGGCGGAGGATTACGCCCGCAACCTCGCCGAGATCGAGGACGGTCGCGAGATGCCGCGCCGCCCGTCGATCTACGTGCAGAACGCCTGCGTGAGCGACCCGGACCTCGCCCCGCCCGGCGGCAGCACGCTCTACATCCTGGTGCCGGTCGGCCACCAGCGCGGCCACATCGACTGGGCGGCCGAGGCGCCGCGCTACCGCCGTCTCGTGCTCGACCGGCTGGCCGGCTTCGGCCTGAGCGATCTGGAGCGCCGCATCCGGGTGGAGCGGGTGGTGACTCCGGCCGACTGGGACCGCCATTTCGCGGTGCACCGCGGCGCCACCTTCAATCTGGCGCACAGCCTGGACCAGATGCTCCACCTGCGTCCGCACAACCGGTTCGAGGATCTGGACGGCGTCTATCTGGTGGGCGGCGGCACCCACCCCGGCAGCGGCCTGCCGGTGATCTTCGAAGGCGCGCGCATCACGTCGCGGCTGCTGGCCTCGGAGCTGGGCCTGCCGACGCCCTGGCGCAGCGAAACCATGGGACTGTCCGGCCTGCCCAAGCGGGCCGTAGCGGGGGGACTGGCATGA
- a CDS encoding NAD(P)/FAD-dependent oxidoreductase: MTDRIAVIGGGLGGLASAVVLAARGHKVVLLEKNGWVGGKAAVLEEGGFRFDMGPTILTVPRVLRRILAEAGCDLDRELELVRLEPQWRCFFDDGTVLDLSENIGAMAAELDRLTPGRGAGEGYRRFQALSERLHGISERFFFWKSVEDLGDTLKFRDSMNTSTLSDVLALRMGSTVAGTIRSHVPDARAAQMLDHFTQYVGSSPYGSPAVLCAIAHMQTNDGVWYPMGGTRAVPVALERVARRLGVEIRTGTGVRRLEVTDKRVTAVETEGGERIPVSAVVSNMDSVRTYEELVGGAPAKRFRKRRRYEPACSGVVFYLGLDRGYDHLLHHDFVFSRDPAEEFDWIYRRGEPAPDPTCYIAAPARTEPGVAPPGGEALYVLVHTPYLRPHHDWSRMLPDYRRVVFDKLKRTAGMSDLEDRIRVERVLTPQDIHDRYRVLNGAIYGLASHGRFMGAFKPGNRSRDVAGLYLAGGAAHPGPGMPMVLMSGWIAADSLDQDLRSGARDNDLRAVA, translated from the coding sequence ATGACGGATCGGATCGCGGTGATCGGCGGCGGCCTGGGCGGGCTGGCGTCGGCGGTGGTGCTGGCGGCGCGCGGCCACAAGGTGGTGCTTCTGGAGAAGAACGGCTGGGTCGGCGGCAAGGCGGCGGTGCTGGAGGAGGGCGGCTTCCGCTTCGACATGGGGCCGACCATCCTGACGGTGCCGCGCGTCCTGCGCCGCATCCTGGCGGAGGCCGGCTGCGACCTCGACCGCGAGCTGGAGCTGGTCCGGCTGGAGCCGCAATGGCGCTGCTTCTTCGACGACGGCACCGTGCTGGACCTGTCGGAGAACATCGGCGCGATGGCCGCGGAACTCGACCGGCTGACCCCCGGCCGGGGCGCCGGGGAGGGCTACCGCCGCTTCCAGGCGCTGTCGGAGCGTCTGCACGGCATCTCCGAACGCTTCTTCTTCTGGAAGTCGGTGGAGGATCTGGGCGACACGCTGAAGTTCCGCGACAGCATGAACACCAGCACCTTGTCCGACGTGCTGGCCCTGCGCATGGGCAGCACGGTGGCCGGCACCATCCGCAGCCACGTCCCCGACGCCCGCGCCGCCCAGATGCTCGACCATTTCACGCAGTATGTCGGGTCCTCCCCCTACGGCTCCCCGGCGGTGCTCTGCGCCATCGCGCACATGCAGACCAACGACGGCGTCTGGTACCCGATGGGCGGCACCCGCGCCGTTCCGGTGGCGCTGGAGCGGGTGGCCCGGCGCCTCGGCGTCGAGATCCGCACCGGCACCGGCGTGCGCCGGCTGGAGGTGACGGACAAGCGCGTCACCGCCGTCGAGACCGAGGGCGGGGAGCGCATTCCGGTGTCGGCGGTGGTCTCCAACATGGATTCCGTCCGCACCTACGAGGAGCTGGTGGGCGGCGCCCCGGCCAAGCGCTTCCGCAAGCGACGCCGTTACGAGCCGGCCTGCTCGGGCGTGGTCTTCTATCTCGGGCTCGACCGCGGCTACGACCACCTGCTGCACCACGACTTCGTCTTCTCCCGCGACCCGGCGGAGGAGTTCGACTGGATCTACCGCCGCGGCGAGCCGGCGCCCGACCCGACCTGCTACATCGCCGCGCCCGCCCGGACCGAGCCCGGCGTCGCGCCGCCGGGGGGCGAGGCGCTCTATGTGCTGGTCCACACCCCCTACCTGCGGCCGCACCACGACTGGTCGCGGATGCTGCCGGACTACCGCCGCGTGGTCTTCGACAAGCTGAAGCGCACCGCCGGCATGAGCGACCTGGAGGACCGCATCCGGGTCGAGCGCGTTCTGACCCCGCAGGACATCCACGACCGCTACCGCGTGCTGAACGGGGCCATCTACGGGCTGGCCAGCCATGGCCGCTTCATGGGCGCCTTCAAGCCGGGCAACCGCTCCCGCGACGTCGCGGGGCTGTATCTGGCCGGCGGGGCCGCCCATCCGGGGCCGGGCATGCCGATGGTGCTGATGTCGGGCTGGATCGCCGCCGACAGCCTGGACCAGGACCTCCGGAGCGGGGCGCGCGACAACGACCTGCGCGCCGTCGCCTGA
- a CDS encoding lysophospholipid acyltransferase family protein — protein sequence MGDDGRDDGLKDDPVALRSPALCRFFGAVMARRMRRDFHAVRLARPGWPALPADRPVIVCLNHPSWWDPALLIVMGTTRYRDRPGYGPIEAAMLRRYRFMARIGLFGVEPGRAGAAAFLRHGRRILADPRSMLWITAEGAFTDPRRRPVRLRPGIAHLVRRAPEALVVPLAVEYPFWDESTPEALARFGEPLPASTFAGQPVPDIAAALERRLEAVMDALALDAQSRDPARFLTLIDGTAGVGGVYDLWRRARAWAGGRRFTPAHGDASDKEGGCRP from the coding sequence ATGGGGGATGATGGGCGGGATGACGGGCTGAAGGACGATCCGGTCGCGTTGCGCTCGCCGGCGCTCTGCCGCTTCTTCGGCGCCGTCATGGCGCGGCGGATGCGGCGCGACTTCCACGCGGTGCGGCTGGCCCGGCCGGGCTGGCCGGCCCTGCCGGCGGACCGGCCGGTGATCGTCTGCCTGAACCACCCGTCCTGGTGGGACCCCGCTCTGCTGATCGTGATGGGGACGACCCGCTACCGCGACCGGCCGGGCTACGGCCCCATCGAGGCGGCGATGCTGCGCCGCTACCGCTTCATGGCGCGCATCGGCCTGTTCGGGGTCGAGCCGGGCCGGGCCGGGGCCGCCGCCTTCCTGCGCCATGGCCGGCGCATCCTGGCCGATCCGCGGTCCATGCTGTGGATCACCGCGGAGGGAGCCTTCACCGACCCGCGCCGCCGCCCGGTCCGCCTGCGTCCGGGCATCGCCCATCTGGTCCGCCGCGCGCCGGAGGCGCTGGTGGTGCCGCTCGCCGTGGAATACCCGTTCTGGGACGAGAGCACGCCGGAGGCGCTGGCCCGCTTCGGCGAGCCCCTACCGGCGTCCACCTTCGCCGGCCAGCCGGTGCCCGACATCGCCGCCGCGCTGGAGCGGCGGCTGGAGGCGGTGATGGACGCGCTGGCGCTCGACGCGCAGAGCCGCGACCCGGCGCGCTTCCTGACGCTGATCGACGGCACGGCGGGGGTGGGCGGCGTCTACGACCTGTGGCGCCGGGCGCGCGCCTGGGCCGGCGGACGGCGCTTCACCCCCGCGCATGGTGACGCATCCGATAAGGAGGGGGGGTGCCGCCCATGA
- a CDS encoding glycosyltransferase family 2 protein, with product MTAATLLAALALALALLPLGLGLVNLCLYRRPRAEPPPGAAVSILIPARNEEATIAAAVRAALSNCGVTVEVVVLDDHSTDRTAEIVRAIAARDPRLRLETAPPLPPGWSGKQHACQALAKLARHPVLLFQDADVRLAPDAARLVCAALLAGKAGLVSGFPRQETGTLAEALVIPLIHVLLLGYLPMVGMRWSSSPGFAAACGQLIAVRRDAYETAGGHAAIATSLHDGVTLPRAFRRAGRGTDLFDATGLARCRMYRGWREVWSGFSKNATEGMATPVALPVWTLLLFSGHVLPWLLLGWAALVPLPDAVVIMAALAVAAGLSFRLLLAVRFRQSLAGALLHPLGILILLAIQWSALLRARRGRPAEWRGRAYPSTSRTGAP from the coding sequence ATGACCGCCGCCACGCTGCTGGCCGCGCTGGCCCTGGCGCTCGCCCTGCTGCCGCTGGGGCTGGGCCTCGTGAATCTGTGCCTCTACCGCCGCCCGCGGGCCGAGCCGCCGCCGGGCGCCGCCGTCAGCATCCTGATCCCCGCCCGCAACGAGGAGGCCACCATCGCCGCTGCGGTGCGGGCGGCGCTGTCGAACTGCGGCGTGACGGTGGAGGTGGTGGTGCTGGACGACCATTCCACCGACCGCACGGCGGAAATCGTCCGTGCCATTGCCGCCCGCGACCCGCGCCTGCGCCTGGAGACGGCGCCGCCGCTGCCGCCGGGCTGGTCGGGCAAGCAGCACGCCTGCCAAGCGCTCGCCAAACTGGCGCGGCACCCGGTGCTGCTGTTCCAGGACGCCGACGTGCGGCTGGCCCCGGACGCCGCCCGGCTGGTCTGCGCCGCGCTTCTGGCGGGCAAGGCGGGGCTGGTCAGCGGCTTCCCGCGCCAGGAGACCGGCACCCTGGCCGAGGCGCTGGTCATCCCGCTGATCCATGTGCTTCTGCTCGGCTATCTGCCGATGGTCGGGATGCGCTGGTCCTCCAGCCCGGGCTTCGCCGCCGCCTGCGGTCAACTGATCGCGGTGCGGCGGGACGCCTACGAGACGGCCGGCGGTCATGCCGCCATCGCGACCTCGCTGCACGACGGGGTGACCCTGCCGCGCGCCTTCCGGCGGGCGGGGCGGGGGACCGACCTGTTCGACGCGACCGGCCTCGCCCGCTGCCGGATGTATCGCGGCTGGCGGGAGGTGTGGTCCGGCTTCTCGAAGAACGCGACGGAGGGGATGGCGACCCCCGTCGCCCTGCCGGTCTGGACCCTGCTGCTGTTCAGCGGCCATGTCCTGCCCTGGCTGCTGCTGGGCTGGGCGGCGCTGGTCCCGCTGCCGGACGCAGTGGTCATCATGGCGGCGCTGGCCGTGGCGGCGGGGCTGTCGTTCCGCTTGCTGCTGGCCGTGCGTTTCCGTCAGAGTCTGGCCGGCGCGCTGCTCCATCCGCTGGGCATCCTGATCCTGCTGGCGATCCAATGGTCGGCGCTGCTGCGCGCCCGCCGGGGCCGCCCGGCGGAATGGCGGGGCCGCGCCTATCCGTCCACCTCACGAACGGGTGCACCATGA
- a CDS encoding DUF2141 domain-containing protein, which yields MTRWQFRNARRFAAGGWLAALAVLLATAQAAAADLAITVANVANAQGKVLVAVCTPETFLGPNCPYTAAEPARPGSVTVVVHKVPPGTYAVQSFHDENQNLELDRNFLGLPKEGVGFSNDAPMRFGPPRYADAALAVAEPVTRTTLTLRYLVER from the coding sequence ATGACTCGCTGGCAGTTCCGGAACGCTCGTCGCTTCGCCGCCGGTGGATGGCTGGCCGCTCTGGCGGTCCTTCTGGCGACGGCCCAGGCCGCCGCCGCCGATCTGGCCATCACCGTCGCCAACGTCGCGAACGCCCAGGGAAAGGTGCTGGTCGCGGTGTGCACGCCGGAGACCTTCCTGGGGCCCAACTGTCCCTACACCGCGGCGGAACCGGCGCGGCCGGGCAGCGTCACCGTGGTGGTGCACAAGGTGCCGCCCGGCACCTACGCCGTGCAGTCCTTTCATGACGAGAATCAGAATCTCGAACTCGACCGCAACTTCCTCGGCCTGCCGAAGGAGGGGGTCGGCTTCAGCAACGACGCCCCCATGCGCTTCGGCCCGCCGCGCTACGCCGACGCCGCGCTGGCCGTCGCCGAGCCGGTGACGCGCACGACGCTGACCCTGCGCTATCTGGTCGAGCGCTGA
- a CDS encoding 3'-5' exonuclease, translated as MQAVAIDFETANELRTSACSIGVAWIEDGRVVETEEHLIRPREMRFNPFNTAVHGLRAEDVAGAPEFPEVWHRFARRLEGRLVLAHNASFDISVLRHTLDDYGLDWPACSYLCTVVLARKAWPQLAAHKLNYLADHLGIALDHHRAGSDAEACGRIALAATRVLGLERLADIAAATGITLGQLAPGGYSPCKGGNPPPRRRRLVPMM; from the coding sequence ATGCAGGCTGTCGCCATCGACTTCGAAACCGCCAACGAACTGCGGACCAGCGCCTGCTCCATCGGCGTCGCCTGGATCGAGGATGGGCGCGTGGTGGAGACGGAGGAGCATCTGATCCGCCCGCGCGAGATGCGCTTCAACCCCTTCAACACCGCCGTCCACGGCCTGCGGGCGGAGGATGTCGCCGGCGCGCCGGAGTTCCCGGAGGTCTGGCACCGCTTCGCCCGCCGGCTGGAGGGGCGTCTGGTGCTGGCCCACAACGCCTCCTTCGACATCAGCGTGCTGCGCCACACGCTGGACGATTACGGGCTGGACTGGCCGGCCTGCAGCTACCTGTGCACCGTGGTTCTGGCGCGCAAGGCGTGGCCGCAGCTGGCCGCGCACAAGCTGAACTATCTGGCCGACCATCTGGGCATCGCGCTGGACCACCACCGCGCCGGCAGCGACGCCGAGGCCTGCGGGCGCATCGCGCTCGCCGCCACCCGCGTGTTGGGGCTGGAGCGGCTGGCCGACATCGCCGCGGCCACCGGCATCACGCTGGGGCAGCTGGCGCCGGGCGGCTACAGCCCCTGCAAGGGCGGCAACCCGCCGCCCCGGCGGCGGCGTCTGGTGCCGATGATGTGA
- a CDS encoding NUDIX hydrolase, producing the protein MPHKTGNPWTVLTTKPIYENPWMRVVEHDVLTPLGNPGIYGVMHAQNLATGVVPIDDQGRVTLVGQYRFPLEQYSWEIPEGGGKKGVDPVESARRELLEETGQTARHWLPILTMHLSNSITDETAHCYLAWGIEQGQAEPEETEVLQLRHVPFAEAYAMVKRGEITDAIAVACLMRVRLMALDGDLPEDVTRLILG; encoded by the coding sequence GTGCCGCACAAGACCGGCAACCCCTGGACCGTCCTGACGACCAAGCCGATCTACGAGAATCCATGGATGCGGGTGGTGGAGCACGACGTGCTGACCCCGCTCGGCAACCCCGGCATCTACGGCGTCATGCACGCCCAGAATCTGGCGACCGGGGTGGTTCCCATCGACGACCAGGGCCGCGTCACGCTGGTCGGCCAGTACCGCTTCCCCCTGGAGCAGTACAGCTGGGAGATCCCGGAAGGCGGCGGCAAGAAGGGCGTCGATCCGGTGGAGTCGGCCCGGCGCGAGCTGCTGGAGGAGACGGGCCAGACCGCCCGCCACTGGCTGCCGATCCTGACCATGCATCTCTCCAACAGCATCACCGACGAGACCGCCCATTGCTATCTCGCCTGGGGGATCGAGCAGGGGCAGGCGGAACCGGAGGAGACCGAGGTCCTGCAGCTGCGCCACGTCCCCTTCGCGGAGGCCTACGCCATGGTCAAGCGCGGGGAGATCACCGACGCCATCGCGGTGGCCTGCCTGATGAGGGTCCGTCTGATGGCGCTCGACGGCGACCTGCCCGAGGACGTCACCCGCCTGATCCTCGGTTGA
- a CDS encoding bifunctional 2-polyprenyl-6-hydroxyphenol methylase/3-demethylubiquinol 3-O-methyltransferase UbiG, translating to MRHNFQDRERWRNPDWRTKFVAWWEGYDLAALSRLARTAPASRLPLRGPVAALGSAAPAAALPPEAPRADADLERLENLQLDRQGEPVWSVARTEGAQMLWGQDCVGPGDSQWMVESVRSFGLNPAKSVLDLSAGLGGPARGIVDSYDTWVTGLEMSPLLAKLGMERSKALGVSKKAPIGHYDPEHFNQAGSFDLVLADRVMHRVRDKEGFLDRVCDCVKPKGGVLLFDYVIEGTPSSWESWNGWRDSEPLEVYPWSATRMADELTQRNLDLRISEDLTQFHRRQAVDRVRRLGEALKTAAPEPRVLKALARELALWWSRLRVLGSGLRFCRYVAMRPT from the coding sequence ATGCGGCACAATTTTCAGGATAGGGAGCGCTGGCGCAACCCGGACTGGCGGACGAAATTCGTCGCCTGGTGGGAAGGCTACGACCTCGCCGCGCTGTCCCGTCTGGCCCGCACCGCCCCGGCCTCCCGCCTGCCGCTGCGCGGCCCGGTGGCGGCTCTGGGCTCCGCCGCTCCCGCCGCCGCCCTGCCGCCCGAGGCGCCGCGGGCCGATGCCGATCTTGAGCGGCTGGAGAACCTGCAGCTGGACCGCCAGGGCGAACCGGTCTGGTCGGTCGCCCGCACGGAAGGGGCGCAGATGCTGTGGGGCCAGGACTGCGTCGGCCCTGGCGACTCGCAATGGATGGTCGAATCCGTCCGCTCCTTCGGGCTGAACCCGGCCAAGAGCGTGCTGGACCTGTCGGCGGGGCTGGGCGGACCGGCGCGCGGCATCGTCGACAGCTACGACACCTGGGTGACCGGGCTGGAGATGTCGCCCCTGCTGGCCAAGCTGGGGATGGAGCGGTCCAAGGCGCTGGGCGTGTCGAAGAAGGCGCCGATCGGCCATTACGACCCCGAGCATTTCAACCAGGCGGGCTCCTTCGACCTCGTGCTGGCCGACCGGGTGATGCACCGGGTGCGCGACAAGGAGGGCTTCCTCGACCGCGTCTGCGACTGCGTGAAGCCGAAGGGCGGCGTGCTGCTGTTCGATTACGTGATCGAGGGCACCCCGTCCTCCTGGGAGAGCTGGAACGGCTGGCGCGACTCCGAGCCGCTGGAGGTCTATCCCTGGTCGGCCACCCGCATGGCCGACGAGCTGACCCAGCGCAACCTGGACCTGCGCATTTCCGAGGATCTGACCCAGTTCCACCGCCGTCAGGCCGTGGATCGGGTGCGCCGTCTGGGCGAGGCGCTGAAGACCGCCGCCCCCGAGCCCCGCGTGCTCAAGGCGCTGGCCCGCGAGCTGGCGCTGTGGTGGTCGCGCCTGCGCGTGCTGGGCAGCGGGCTGCGCTTCTGCCGCTACGTGGCGATGCGCCCGACCTGA
- a CDS encoding ABC transporter substrate-binding protein, with product MAWRATALTGVALAVAALAGVLVGAPAGAAPESPQGAQFFPHLVYRSGPYAPYGIPLADGVADYLTLVNRRDGGIGGVPIAWEECDTGYNTDRGVDCYERLKGKGPTGAAAVLPLSTGITYALIERGAADRIPVFSSGYGRADVSDGRVFPYAVNAPASYWTGIDAAISHIAAELGGTERLRGRKIAYVYHDSAFGKEPLPMLEALRGPLGFEMRSFPVAPPGLDQRAVWTQIARHYRPDYVILWGWGVQNSTALRDAAAAGYPADRMIGVWWAGSELDVRPVGPAAVGYKAVAFHAAGADLPVIRAIRERVHAHGLGAGDPGQIGTVLYNRGVFNAAVLVEAIRTAQGKYGRRPLTGAQVAWGFDHLDLTAERLAALGLDGFMQPLRITCADHEGIAPLHVQQWDGERWLDVSGPIEPRRALIRKLVAESARRFAAERKIEPRACD from the coding sequence ATGGCATGGCGCGCCACGGCCTTGACGGGTGTGGCCCTGGCGGTTGCGGCCCTGGCGGGGGTGCTTGTCGGCGCGCCGGCGGGGGCTGCCCCGGAGTCGCCGCAAGGGGCGCAGTTCTTCCCGCACCTCGTCTACCGCAGCGGCCCCTACGCGCCCTACGGCATCCCGCTGGCCGACGGGGTGGCCGACTATCTGACGCTGGTCAACCGGCGCGACGGCGGCATCGGCGGCGTGCCCATCGCCTGGGAGGAGTGCGACACCGGCTACAACACCGACCGCGGGGTGGACTGCTACGAGCGGCTGAAGGGCAAGGGTCCGACCGGGGCCGCCGCCGTGCTGCCGCTGTCCACCGGCATCACCTACGCCCTGATCGAGCGCGGGGCCGCCGACCGCATCCCGGTCTTCTCCTCCGGCTACGGGCGGGCGGACGTATCGGACGGGCGGGTCTTCCCCTACGCGGTCAACGCCCCGGCCAGCTATTGGACGGGCATCGACGCCGCGATCAGCCACATCGCTGCGGAACTGGGCGGGACGGAGCGGCTGCGCGGGCGGAAGATCGCCTACGTCTACCACGACAGCGCCTTCGGCAAGGAGCCGCTGCCCATGCTGGAGGCCTTGCGCGGCCCGCTGGGCTTCGAGATGCGCAGCTTCCCGGTCGCCCCGCCGGGGCTGGACCAGCGCGCGGTGTGGACGCAGATCGCCCGCCACTACCGGCCCGACTACGTGATCCTGTGGGGCTGGGGCGTGCAGAACTCCACCGCCCTGCGCGATGCCGCCGCCGCCGGCTACCCCGCCGACCGCATGATCGGCGTCTGGTGGGCCGGGTCGGAGCTGGACGTCCGGCCGGTCGGCCCGGCGGCGGTCGGCTACAAGGCGGTGGCCTTCCACGCCGCCGGGGCGGACCTGCCGGTGATCCGCGCCATCCGCGAGCGGGTCCACGCCCATGGGCTGGGGGCCGGCGATCCCGGCCAGATCGGCACGGTGCTCTACAACCGGGGGGTCTTCAACGCCGCCGTCCTGGTCGAGGCCATCCGCACCGCGCAGGGAAAGTATGGGCGCCGGCCGCTGACCGGGGCGCAAGTGGCCTGGGGCTTCGACCATCTGGACCTGACCGCCGAACGGCTGGCCGCGCTGGGGCTGGACGGCTTCATGCAGCCGCTGCGCATCACCTGCGCCGACCATGAGGGGATCGCGCCGCTGCACGTGCAGCAGTGGGACGGGGAGCGCTGGCTGGACGTCTCCGGCCCCATCGAGCCGCGCCGCGCCCTGATCCGCAAGCTGGTGGCGGAGTCGGCCCGGCGCTTCGCGGCGGAACGCAAGATCGAACCGCGCGCCTGCGATTAG